One Cohnella candidum genomic region harbors:
- a CDS encoding TetR/AcrR family transcriptional regulator, producing the protein MPHEETDAKDQRDAEYRRRILEAARALVDRNGIDSVNMYQIAQEAGIGQGTLYRRYEHAGEIYSDMLRESVEHFLQELESWHAPSASAASALERLDDAIGRLIHYIDDNVVFLSTINCLYAGKKTFLPHKRPITQRLQGIFQDLLNDAVRQGETGELDVTLTANFLLAALSPEQYLHHRESLGYDKDMYLAGIRRLFIEGLRKRG; encoded by the coding sequence ATGCCGCATGAAGAAACGGACGCCAAGGACCAACGCGACGCGGAATACCGCCGCCGCATTCTCGAGGCCGCCCGGGCTCTGGTCGACCGGAACGGCATCGACTCGGTCAACATGTATCAAATCGCGCAAGAAGCCGGAATCGGCCAAGGCACGCTGTACCGCCGTTACGAGCACGCCGGCGAAATCTATTCCGACATGCTCCGCGAGAGCGTGGAACATTTTCTGCAAGAATTGGAGAGCTGGCACGCTCCCTCCGCATCCGCGGCTTCCGCCTTGGAACGATTGGACGACGCGATCGGACGGCTCATCCATTACATCGACGATAACGTCGTGTTTCTGTCCACCATCAATTGCCTGTACGCCGGCAAGAAAACCTTCCTGCCCCATAAACGTCCGATCACCCAGCGCCTGCAAGGCATTTTTCAGGATCTGCTGAACGACGCCGTCAGGCAGGGAGAAACGGGCGAACTCGACGTCACTCTAACCGCGAATTTCCTGCTCGCCGCCCTCTCTCCCGAGCAATATTTGCACCACCGCGAATCGCTCGGCTACGACAAAGACATGTACCTGGCGGGGATCCGCCGTTTGTTCATAGAAGGATTGCGAAAAAGGGGATAA
- a CDS encoding DHA2 family efflux MFS transporter permease subunit — protein sequence MAKAALNGEASAEFRLSSILVPLIAIIAGCFMVILDTTAMNVALSQLVTDFHTQLPTLEWTVTGYMLATAAVIPLAGWLSDRFGAKNVFLTSVILFTVGSALCATPNSAEWLIVFRIIQGLGGGFVMPVAMAYVYRLSPPNKIGAVMGLLGVPILFAPAIGPIVSGWLVEYHSWRWIFLINIPVGIFSVLFGLWSLPKIARQKVAGFDLPGMILGPIAFAALSFGVSEGAHSWTSDKTLAGLIVGGIALIAFIFVELRAKTPLLELRVFKSADFSLAIVAQWIVQFSMFGAIFLMPQFLQQARGFGALDTGLTLFPQALASACLMPIGGFLFDRIGVRWLVVIGLSLVSGAIYQYTFLDLTTEGKDLLLPLIMAGAGMGLMMMPLNSHLMTKAPRELVSRVTSLTGALQQVISSLAVATVVTVLTTHMKTLAAADPAMAAAGGDQTATAKAMIALAPKAFDYTFGVMLSVAVFGILLGFVLRRGKKPSDGEAQAAKAEVSVEALHMG from the coding sequence ATGGCGAAAGCGGCATTAAATGGGGAAGCCTCAGCTGAATTCCGGCTGTCCAGCATACTGGTTCCCCTGATCGCCATCATCGCGGGCTGTTTCATGGTCATTCTCGATACGACGGCCATGAACGTGGCGTTATCGCAGCTGGTGACGGATTTCCATACCCAGCTCCCTACCCTGGAGTGGACGGTGACCGGCTACATGCTGGCGACCGCCGCCGTCATCCCGCTGGCCGGCTGGCTGTCAGACCGGTTCGGCGCGAAAAACGTCTTTCTCACTTCGGTCATCCTGTTCACGGTCGGTTCCGCTCTCTGCGCGACGCCGAACAGCGCGGAATGGCTGATCGTTTTCCGTATCATCCAAGGCCTCGGCGGCGGTTTCGTTATGCCTGTCGCGATGGCTTACGTTTACCGGCTGAGCCCGCCGAACAAAATCGGCGCCGTCATGGGCTTGCTCGGCGTGCCGATCCTGTTCGCGCCGGCGATCGGGCCGATCGTGTCCGGGTGGCTCGTCGAGTACCATTCGTGGCGCTGGATTTTCCTGATCAACATTCCGGTGGGCATTTTCAGCGTGCTGTTCGGTCTGTGGAGCCTGCCGAAGATCGCCCGGCAGAAGGTCGCCGGCTTTGACCTGCCAGGCATGATCCTTGGACCGATCGCTTTCGCCGCCTTGTCGTTCGGGGTGAGCGAAGGAGCGCACAGTTGGACCTCGGATAAAACGCTGGCCGGCCTCATCGTCGGCGGAATCGCGCTGATCGCCTTCATTTTCGTGGAACTGCGCGCCAAAACGCCTCTGCTGGAGCTTCGGGTGTTCAAGTCCGCGGATTTCTCGCTGGCCATCGTGGCGCAGTGGATCGTCCAATTCTCCATGTTCGGCGCGATCTTCCTCATGCCGCAGTTCCTGCAGCAGGCACGAGGCTTCGGAGCGCTGGACACCGGGTTGACGCTGTTCCCGCAGGCGCTCGCGTCGGCGTGCCTGATGCCGATCGGGGGCTTCCTGTTCGACCGGATCGGCGTACGCTGGCTCGTCGTCATCGGCCTCAGCCTCGTGTCGGGCGCGATCTATCAGTACACTTTCCTCGATCTGACGACGGAAGGGAAGGACCTGCTGCTCCCGCTTATCATGGCCGGTGCCGGCATGGGGCTTATGATGATGCCGCTCAACTCGCATCTGATGACCAAGGCGCCACGCGAACTCGTCAGCCGCGTCACCTCGCTGACGGGCGCGTTGCAACAGGTCATCAGCTCGCTCGCGGTAGCGACGGTCGTGACGGTCCTCACGACGCACATGAAGACGCTGGCGGCCGCGGATCCGGCCATGGCGGCAGCCGGAGGGGACCAAACCGCGACGGCGAAAGCGATGATCGCCTTGGCACCCAAGGCGTTCGACTACACGTTCGGCGTCATGCTTTCCGTCGCGGTGTTCGGCATCCTGCTCGGCTTCGTACTCCGCCGCGGCAAGAAGCCCTCGGACGGCGAAGCACAGGCCGCGAAGGCCGAGGTTTCGGTCGAAGCGCTGCATATGGGATAA
- a CDS encoding DUF6157 family protein, whose product MEWNYYDTFITVAPDCPAEYGIAPPDKKSGKTKPGIEFELVAEQPYVYTQEELLFEVHARHKGIPEEEFAEHKEEFYKKPTACMRASMLPKKYGWGIHFNAEGKLALIPRESPEYQRFLAGEVENVKIVPAMRNSRK is encoded by the coding sequence ATGGAGTGGAACTACTATGACACGTTCATAACGGTAGCCCCGGATTGTCCGGCCGAGTACGGCATTGCGCCTCCGGATAAGAAAAGCGGGAAAACGAAGCCCGGCATCGAATTCGAGCTCGTTGCCGAGCAGCCGTACGTTTACACGCAAGAAGAGCTGCTTTTCGAGGTGCACGCCCGGCATAAGGGAATTCCGGAGGAGGAATTCGCCGAGCATAAGGAAGAATTCTACAAGAAGCCGACGGCGTGCATGCGCGCGTCGATGCTGCCGAAAAAGTACGGCTGGGGCATCCACTTCAACGCCGAAGGCAAGCTGGCGCTCATCCCGAGGGAATCCCCCGAGTATCAACGGTTCCTGGCCGGCGAAGTCGAAAACGTCAAAATCGTGCCTGCCATGCGCAACAGCCGCAAATAA
- a CDS encoding 3'-5' exonuclease, which translates to MDYIILDIEFNGRKFASDLPMEVIEIGAVRLNEALETTDVFSSMVKPVYFSKLNSFIKKKTGIAQEEIDGADGFPKVIGAFQAWLNRSDSFMLVTWGGEDLKRIVFDTRMHKLDDAYWMSVYYYDLLKGFLRYKNVTNDVSVEAAVADLGIEAEGSAHRALDDARMTAEVFRRVFGNLDWDRKQQYKDMFSNSKERRMVKNAVRAMLSQKTAPQWEKVVEHYLDGKVDLSDARKAAELREFFEAEAAKVAKR; encoded by the coding sequence TTGGACTACATCATACTCGATATCGAATTCAACGGCCGCAAATTCGCGAGCGACCTGCCCATGGAGGTCATCGAGATCGGAGCCGTGCGGCTGAACGAGGCGCTGGAGACCACGGACGTGTTCTCGTCGATGGTCAAGCCGGTCTACTTCTCCAAGCTGAACAGCTTCATCAAAAAGAAAACCGGGATCGCCCAAGAGGAAATCGACGGCGCGGACGGGTTTCCGAAGGTGATCGGGGCTTTCCAGGCGTGGCTGAACCGCAGCGATTCTTTCATGCTCGTCACATGGGGCGGCGAGGATTTGAAGCGCATCGTGTTCGACACGCGCATGCACAAGCTGGATGACGCCTACTGGATGTCCGTTTACTACTATGATTTGCTCAAAGGATTTTTGCGCTACAAAAACGTCACCAACGACGTCAGCGTCGAGGCTGCGGTGGCGGATTTGGGGATCGAGGCGGAAGGCTCGGCCCACCGGGCGCTGGACGATGCGCGGATGACGGCGGAAGTGTTCCGGCGCGTTTTCGGCAATCTGGACTGGGATCGGAAGCAGCAATACAAGGACATGTTCTCCAACTCTAAAGAGCGCAGAATGGTTAAAAACGCCGTGCGGGCGATGCTCTCCCAGAAGACCGCGCCCCAATGGGAGAAGGTCGTGGAGCATTATTTGGACGGAAAAGTGGATTTGTCGGATGCGAGGAAAGCTGCGGAGCTGCGGGAGTTTTTCGAGGCGGAGGCCGCGAAAGTGGCGAAACGGTAA
- a CDS encoding DUF421 domain-containing protein: MPQWIEILLRSLGALVSLFIFTRILGKKQISQLTFFEYVTGITLGELAGFISTDMERHYILGILAMSVWFIVPFGLEMLTLKSKILRQWLEGKGTVLIKEGKVLEDSLKKERLTADELLEQLRGKNVFRTADVEFAVMESSGELSVLLKKDKQPLTPSDMNIKTVNEVEPQTVIIDGKIMHEPLATIGLNQGWLKTELEKVGVTVENVFLAQVDAYQQLYVDLFDDKLTVPLPQAKALLLSTLKKIQADLELFALTTRNADAKKMYGEQAQTMDKMVSDLKPMLQN, translated from the coding sequence ATGCCGCAATGGATCGAAATTTTGCTTCGTTCTCTCGGCGCGCTTGTCTCCCTGTTCATTTTCACGCGCATTTTGGGGAAGAAACAGATTTCGCAGCTGACGTTCTTCGAGTACGTCACGGGGATTACGCTGGGCGAATTGGCCGGTTTCATCTCCACGGACATGGAGAGGCATTATATCCTCGGCATTCTCGCGATGTCCGTCTGGTTTATCGTCCCGTTCGGTCTCGAAATGCTGACGCTGAAAAGCAAAATCCTCCGCCAATGGCTGGAGGGCAAAGGCACCGTCTTGATCAAGGAAGGCAAAGTGCTCGAGGACAGCCTGAAAAAGGAACGTTTGACCGCGGACGAACTGCTCGAGCAGCTGCGGGGCAAAAACGTGTTCCGAACCGCCGACGTCGAATTCGCCGTCATGGAGTCCAGCGGCGAACTAAGCGTGCTCCTCAAAAAGGATAAGCAGCCGCTGACGCCGAGCGACATGAACATCAAGACCGTCAACGAAGTTGAGCCGCAAACCGTCATCATCGACGGCAAAATCATGCACGAGCCGCTCGCCACGATCGGCCTGAACCAAGGCTGGCTGAAAACGGAGCTCGAGAAAGTCGGCGTGACGGTGGAGAACGTATTTCTGGCGCAAGTCGACGCTTATCAACAGCTGTACGTGGACTTGTTCGACGACAAGCTCACGGTCCCGCTGCCTCAAGCCAAGGCGCTGCTGCTCTCGACCTTGAAGAAAATCCAGGCCGACCTCGAGCTGTTCGCCCTCACGACCCGCAACGCCGACGCCAAGAAGATGTATGGAGAACAAGCGCAGACGATGGACAAGATGGTTTCGGATTTGAAGCCGATGCTGCAGAATTGA
- the spoVAD gene encoding stage V sporulation protein AD, with the protein MLKGHQSWVFERKPVIASTAAVVGPFEGRGPLADDFDIIHGDSMLEQASWEKAERTLLEEAAKIAIERAGVTKEEIQFYVGGDLLNQITSSSFAARSLAIPYLGVFGACSTSMESLALASYIVNSEGANYALAGTCSHNSTAEKQFRYPTEYGSQKPPTAQYTVTGAGTAVVSRSGSGPVVAAATIGRIVDMGIKDPFNMGAAMAPAAVDTMTAHFRDLGISPDHYDLIVTGDLAKVGYEIACDLIEKHKLPIDLARYKDCGMMIYDYKKQMVQAGGSGCACSAVVTYGHIMKKIRSGELKRVLVVATGALLSPLSFQQGESIPCIAHAVAIEAPEGAAASGSSSGSGERG; encoded by the coding sequence ATGCTGAAGGGGCACCAAAGCTGGGTTTTCGAACGGAAACCCGTCATCGCGTCCACGGCGGCGGTCGTCGGGCCCTTCGAAGGCAGGGGGCCGCTGGCCGACGACTTCGACATCATCCACGGCGATTCCATGCTCGAGCAAGCCAGCTGGGAGAAAGCGGAGAGAACCCTGCTGGAGGAAGCCGCCAAAATCGCGATCGAACGTGCCGGCGTGACCAAGGAGGAAATCCAGTTCTACGTCGGCGGCGACCTGCTGAACCAGATCACGAGCAGCAGCTTCGCCGCCCGTTCGCTGGCGATCCCGTACCTCGGCGTATTCGGCGCGTGCTCGACGTCGATGGAGAGCCTTGCGCTCGCCTCCTACATCGTCAACTCCGAGGGGGCGAATTACGCGCTCGCGGGCACCTGCAGCCACAACTCCACCGCGGAGAAGCAGTTCCGCTACCCGACGGAGTACGGCTCCCAGAAGCCGCCGACCGCGCAGTACACGGTGACGGGCGCGGGCACGGCCGTCGTGTCGCGTTCGGGGTCGGGCCCGGTCGTTGCCGCGGCGACCATTGGCCGCATCGTCGACATGGGCATCAAGGACCCGTTCAACATGGGCGCCGCCATGGCTCCGGCAGCCGTCGATACGATGACGGCGCATTTTCGCGACCTGGGCATCTCGCCGGACCATTACGATCTCATCGTGACGGGCGACCTTGCCAAGGTCGGGTATGAGATCGCCTGCGACTTGATCGAGAAACACAAGCTCCCGATCGACCTCGCTCGTTATAAGGATTGCGGCATGATGATTTACGACTACAAGAAGCAGATGGTTCAGGCCGGCGGCAGCGGGTGCGCCTGCTCGGCCGTTGTCACGTACGGTCATATCATGAAGAAGATCCGCTCAGGGGAGCTCAAGCGTGTCCTCGTGGTCGCGACGGGCGCGCTGCTGTCCCCGTTGTCCTTCCAGCAGGGCGAATCGATTCCGTGTATCGCCCATGCGGTGGCGATCGAAGCGCCGGAAGGCGCCGCGGCGTCCGGCTCCAGTTCCGGTTCCGGGGAAAGGGGGTAA
- the spoVAC gene encoding stage V sporulation protein AC, translating into MANKKLKKLTPVQQEYQKVAKRREPKRPVLLNTVRAFLVGGVICTLGQGIQQAMIRWGGFDEKQASNPTVAILILISVLLTSFGVYDKIGQWAGAGSAVPVTGFANSMASAAIEHRSEGIVLGVGGNMFKMAGPVIVFGTAAAFFVALIRLILKGG; encoded by the coding sequence ATGGCCAACAAGAAATTGAAAAAGCTGACGCCGGTGCAGCAGGAGTATCAGAAAGTCGCCAAAAGAAGGGAGCCCAAGCGGCCGGTCCTTCTGAATACGGTGCGGGCGTTCCTCGTCGGCGGCGTCATCTGCACGCTCGGGCAAGGGATCCAGCAGGCGATGATCCGCTGGGGCGGCTTCGACGAGAAGCAGGCGTCCAATCCGACCGTCGCGATCCTTATTCTGATCTCCGTCCTGCTGACCAGCTTCGGCGTTTACGATAAAATCGGCCAGTGGGCAGGCGCAGGCTCAGCCGTGCCCGTGACCGGATTCGCGAATTCGATGGCTTCCGCGGCGATCGAGCACCGGAGCGAAGGGATCGTGCTGGGCGTCGGCGGGAATATGTTCAAAATGGCCGGCCCCGTCATCGTCTTCGGCACCGCGGCCGCATTCTTCGTCGCTCTGATCCGGCTGATCTTGAAAGGAGGGTGA
- a CDS encoding DUF1657 domain-containing protein, whose protein sequence is MTVATQVKTCVASLKSAQASLESFALSTQNQEAKQMFTDAATQTGQILQQVEARVTQLENEEPQYKGF, encoded by the coding sequence GTGACTGTAGCAACTCAAGTTAAAACGTGCGTAGCGTCGCTGAAAAGTGCCCAAGCCAGCCTGGAGTCGTTCGCCCTGAGCACGCAGAACCAAGAAGCGAAGCAGATGTTCACCGATGCGGCCACCCAAACCGGCCAAATCCTGCAGCAAGTCGAAGCGCGCGTCACTCAGCTGGAGAACGAAGAACCCCAATATAAAGGCTTCTAA
- a CDS encoding polysaccharide deacetylase family protein gives MQRKRASRLTAAALALALAVLASSALKADAAPRHDRTYYESRGDVVWEVPGNEKVLALTFDDGPDPQNTPAILDLLKQYHARATFFTIGRKVRENPELAKRQVSEGHELANHTYTHRFLGPSSTQERIREEVSKTQKIIFETTGQTSRLFRPPGGVFTDVVLAEVKKERLQTVMWSWHQDTKDWARPGVGRIVRKVLRNARNGDIVLLHDYVNGSTQTVDALKIILPELQKLGYRFVTVSELMGHSKAVW, from the coding sequence ATGCAGAGAAAACGCGCAAGCCGATTAACGGCGGCTGCCCTTGCGTTGGCGCTGGCAGTCCTGGCCTCGTCAGCCTTGAAAGCCGATGCTGCGCCCAGGCACGACCGTACTTACTATGAGTCCAGAGGAGACGTCGTATGGGAAGTGCCGGGGAACGAGAAGGTCCTGGCCCTCACGTTCGACGACGGTCCCGATCCCCAAAACACTCCCGCGATCCTGGATTTGCTGAAGCAATACCATGCGAGAGCGACCTTCTTCACGATCGGGCGTAAGGTCCGCGAAAATCCCGAGCTTGCCAAACGCCAGGTTTCGGAAGGTCACGAACTGGCTAACCACACCTATACGCATCGTTTTCTCGGTCCTTCCAGCACGCAGGAGAGGATCCGGGAAGAAGTCTCGAAAACGCAGAAAATCATCTTCGAAACGACGGGACAGACGTCGCGTTTGTTCCGTCCTCCGGGAGGCGTATTCACCGACGTGGTGCTCGCGGAAGTGAAAAAGGAGCGCCTGCAGACGGTCATGTGGTCCTGGCATCAGGACACGAAGGACTGGGCGCGACCCGGCGTCGGGCGAATCGTCCGCAAGGTGCTGCGCAACGCCCGGAACGGCGATATCGTCCTGCTCCACGACTACGTGAACGGCTCTACGCAGACGGTGGACGCGCTGAAAATCATTTTGCCGGAGCTGCAAAAACTGGGCTATCGTTTCGTCACCGTCTCCGAGTTGATGGGGCACAGCAAAGCCGTTTGGTAG
- a CDS encoding sugar phosphate isomerase/epimerase family protein — MTKPQVGIQLYSVRDLSEKDFLGTIRQIADIGYKNVELAGYYGVSAKDLKAALSDAGLNAPSAHVGLTMDQPDQWKDNLKASVEYYSELGIKRFVVPWYPLGQNATAEAVDKMAAVLEEASDIVTASGMTFGYHNHDFEFKPISGSSELVIDRVFDRVPAGKLFAEFDLGWVKVAGQDPAAYVAKYAGRLPLVHAKDFKDDGVDTEIGRGSVDWDSALAACEKAGVEYVIIEQERYEVGSLESAKLNFAWFRERGWI, encoded by the coding sequence ATGACGAAACCTCAAGTCGGCATTCAACTGTATTCGGTTCGCGACCTGAGCGAAAAGGACTTCCTCGGCACGATCCGCCAAATCGCGGATATCGGCTACAAGAACGTGGAGCTGGCCGGTTATTACGGCGTATCCGCGAAGGATCTGAAAGCGGCGTTGTCCGACGCCGGGCTGAACGCGCCTTCCGCGCACGTCGGCCTGACGATGGACCAACCGGACCAGTGGAAGGACAACCTGAAAGCTTCCGTGGAATACTACTCCGAGCTGGGCATCAAGCGCTTCGTCGTGCCGTGGTACCCGCTGGGCCAGAATGCGACCGCCGAAGCGGTGGACAAAATGGCCGCAGTGCTGGAAGAAGCGTCCGACATCGTGACGGCTTCGGGCATGACTTTCGGCTACCATAACCATGATTTTGAGTTCAAGCCGATCTCCGGCAGCAGCGAACTCGTGATCGACCGCGTTTTCGATCGGGTTCCGGCCGGCAAGCTGTTCGCGGAATTCGACCTCGGCTGGGTGAAGGTCGCGGGCCAGGATCCGGCGGCTTACGTGGCCAAGTATGCGGGACGACTGCCGCTTGTCCATGCGAAGGATTTCAAAGACGACGGCGTGGACACGGAAATCGGCCGCGGCTCCGTCGATTGGGACTCCGCGCTGGCGGCTTGCGAAAAAGCCGGCGTCGAGTACGTCATTATCGAGCAAGAGCGGTACGAAGTCGGTTCGCTCGAAAGCGCGAAGCTGAACTTCGCGTGGTTCCGCGAACGCGGATGGATCTAA
- a CDS encoding DNA-binding response regulator produces MFSRFRGGFGVVEEQYLRWLDKQAKNRTGEALRRLKVGHGRNEKLFAQNIWWPAIGNFDYLHAEYEVANFRDGSYYLDHAYVRPPYLIDWEVDDFSSHAKNVSRRSFDYERDRQNQLVADGWKVIRFTLDAITERPRQCQQFILQMLGKLYGNGLMEPYLLTLEQREIMRVASVLRRPFTPTEICVPLGVHAQYARKLLHELVEKELLVPASGSARVRTYVLGPKANRWR; encoded by the coding sequence GTGTTTTCGCGTTTTCGGGGAGGTTTCGGCGTCGTGGAAGAGCAATATCTCAGGTGGCTGGACAAACAGGCCAAGAACCGCACGGGCGAAGCGCTGCGGAGATTGAAGGTAGGCCATGGCCGAAATGAAAAGTTGTTCGCACAGAACATCTGGTGGCCGGCGATCGGCAATTTCGATTATCTTCATGCGGAATACGAAGTGGCGAATTTCCGGGACGGATCGTATTATCTGGATCATGCCTATGTGAGGCCGCCGTATCTGATTGATTGGGAAGTCGATGATTTTAGCTCGCATGCGAAAAACGTGAGCAGACGGAGCTTCGACTACGAACGTGACAGACAGAACCAATTGGTGGCGGATGGATGGAAGGTGATTCGGTTTACGCTTGATGCGATCACGGAACGCCCTCGGCAATGCCAGCAGTTCATTCTGCAAATGCTCGGTAAGCTGTATGGCAACGGCTTGATGGAACCGTACTTGTTAACGCTGGAGCAGCGGGAAATCATGCGCGTGGCTTCCGTGCTTCGCCGTCCCTTTACGCCAACCGAGATCTGCGTACCGCTAGGCGTTCATGCCCAGTATGCGCGCAAACTGCTGCACGAGTTGGTGGAGAAGGAGCTGCTCGTTCCCGCGTCGGGCTCCGCCCGCGTTCGGACTTACGTCCTCGGTCCGAAAGCGAACCGTTGGAGGTAA
- a CDS encoding cache domain-containing sensor histidine kinase, whose product MKLRNKMVLSNFLFFLLPFMLIGFFVVDQYRQSAIDKATEQTKSTIERVKMRTDETLGVVIAASSRLMLDNDLETIVTTRYQNTIDVVDAYREYEKFRSYYTDFNPEISRIKLYVDNPTLLNNWEFLPIEKDTETSFWYQAARKQSGLIGWYYFPDVTRNANSMLSLVRSVYFAESRTFGVQVMDVNTNLLNSMLRQEDTETVLADGNGVIVASNRDSMIGRKIQDTHLGPDAVDLKPGTYDLDVDGHKSKVFVDEFTPDKSFSGLRIMTVSPIESIVREANRINRTGLLVISVAAVLALILIYFICTLLTKRLLNFSRQINRVSMGNFNVALALDGNDEIGQITRQFNQMVANIRDLMEEVTKSHEQTNELERKQSEIKLKMLASQINPHFLYNALESIRMKAHLKGEKEISQAVKMLGKLMRKNLEIKGQEISLRDEIEIVRCYLEIQKFRHDDRIDYDIDVEPGAERVTLLPLLIQPLVENSVIHGLERHFDGGKVAVRARLEDGGLTVTVEDNGIGFSPEKLEAVRQSLAEQEAERIGLNNIQQRLRLTYGSRSELRIESSQQGTRVSFRIPLTEGIAHV is encoded by the coding sequence ATGAAGCTCCGCAACAAAATGGTGCTGTCCAACTTCCTGTTCTTCCTCCTTCCGTTCATGCTCATCGGTTTCTTCGTCGTCGACCAATACCGGCAATCCGCGATCGACAAGGCGACCGAGCAAACGAAAAGCACGATCGAGCGCGTGAAGATGCGCACGGATGAAACGCTTGGCGTCGTCATCGCGGCATCGAGCCGGCTGATGCTGGACAACGATCTCGAGACGATCGTCACGACGCGGTACCAGAACACGATCGACGTCGTGGACGCCTACCGGGAATACGAGAAATTCCGGTCGTATTACACCGACTTCAACCCGGAGATTTCGCGGATCAAGCTTTACGTGGATAATCCGACGCTCCTCAACAACTGGGAGTTCCTGCCGATCGAGAAGGATACGGAGACCAGCTTCTGGTACCAGGCTGCCCGGAAGCAGAGCGGTCTGATCGGGTGGTACTATTTCCCTGACGTGACGCGCAACGCGAACAGCATGCTGAGTTTGGTCCGGAGCGTTTATTTCGCGGAAAGCCGGACGTTCGGCGTGCAGGTGATGGACGTGAACACGAACCTGCTGAACTCCATGCTGCGGCAGGAGGATACCGAGACCGTCCTGGCGGACGGGAACGGCGTCATTGTGGCTTCCAACCGCGACAGCATGATCGGCCGCAAAATCCAGGATACCCATCTGGGGCCGGATGCGGTCGATCTGAAGCCGGGTACTTACGACCTCGACGTCGATGGGCACAAATCGAAGGTGTTCGTGGACGAGTTCACGCCCGACAAAAGCTTCTCCGGCTTGCGCATCATGACCGTATCCCCGATCGAGAGCATCGTGAGAGAGGCTAACCGGATCAACCGGACGGGACTTCTGGTCATCAGCGTGGCGGCGGTTCTGGCCTTGATATTGATCTATTTCATCTGTACCCTGCTGACCAAACGGCTCCTGAACTTCAGCCGGCAGATCAACCGGGTGTCCATGGGCAACTTCAACGTGGCGCTGGCGTTGGACGGCAACGACGAGATCGGGCAGATCACGCGGCAGTTCAACCAGATGGTCGCGAACATCCGCGATCTGATGGAGGAAGTGACGAAGTCGCACGAGCAGACCAACGAGCTCGAACGCAAGCAGAGCGAAATCAAGCTGAAAATGCTCGCGAGCCAGATCAACCCCCATTTCTTGTACAACGCCCTGGAATCGATCCGGATGAAGGCGCATTTGAAGGGCGAGAAGGAGATTTCCCAGGCGGTGAAGATGCTGGGCAAGCTCATGCGCAAGAACCTGGAGATCAAGGGGCAGGAAATCAGCCTGAGAGACGAGATCGAGATCGTCCGTTGTTATCTGGAAATCCAGAAGTTCCGGCATGACGACCGGATCGATTACGACATCGACGTCGAGCCCGGCGCGGAGCGGGTCACGCTGCTGCCGCTGCTGATACAGCCGCTCGTGGAAAATTCGGTCATCCACGGCCTCGAGAGGCATTTCGACGGCGGGAAGGTGGCCGTCCGGGCGCGGCTGGAGGACGGCGGATTGACGGTTACGGTGGAGGACAACGGCATCGGCTTCTCCCCGGAGAAGCTGGAGGCGGTCCGCCAATCGCTGGCGGAGCAGGAGGCCGAGCGGATCGGCTTGAACAATATCCAGCAGCGGCTGCGGCTTACTTACGGAAGCCGGTCGGAGCTGCGGATCGAGAGCAGCCAACAGGGGACCCGCGTCTCGTTCCGGATCCCGCTGACGGAGGGAATCGCGCATGTATAG